A genomic segment from Saprospiraceae bacterium encodes:
- a CDS encoding HAD family phosphatase, with the protein MRNIKGIVFDLDGTLVDSEPLHGEAWLRVLSDQGLVFEWEWFEQWIGTSDRYLAENVISEFNLNLQVTDLQLLKRNTYYALVAKELKVFPGVMEALQWFTNQVPLAIATSSSKPDVAAVLGAVPLAPFFQTIVHADHVMPNLKPCPDPYLLAAERIGLDPAAGLAMEDSVAGVKAAKAAGFFTLAVCNSHSAADLQEADLVFENTKLGMDWIRREMGGQ; encoded by the coding sequence ATGAGGAATATAAAAGGCATTGTTTTCGATCTGGATGGCACGCTTGTTGATTCAGAGCCATTACATGGCGAGGCTTGGTTGCGCGTACTCTCCGATCAGGGATTAGTCTTTGAATGGGAATGGTTTGAGCAATGGATTGGAACATCCGACCGCTACCTGGCCGAGAATGTGATTTCTGAATTCAATTTAAATTTACAAGTAACTGATTTACAACTACTAAAGCGGAACACCTACTATGCCTTGGTGGCGAAAGAGTTAAAAGTATTCCCTGGCGTGATGGAAGCCTTGCAGTGGTTTACCAATCAGGTACCCTTGGCCATTGCTACCTCTAGCTCCAAGCCTGATGTAGCGGCCGTGCTTGGGGCCGTTCCCTTGGCGCCCTTTTTCCAGACCATTGTGCATGCCGATCACGTTATGCCCAACTTGAAGCCTTGTCCGGATCCTTATCTTCTGGCTGCAGAGCGTATTGGGCTCGATCCTGCGGCAGGATTAGCCATGGAGGACTCCGTAGCAGGAGTTAAGGCCGCCAAAGCAGCAGGGTTTTTCACTTTAGCGGTTTGCAATTCACATTCTGCTGCAGATTTGCAAGAAGCAGATTTGGTCTTTGAAAACACCAAGCTTGGCATGGATTGGATTAGGCGTGAAATGGGTGGACAATGA
- the ppk1 gene encoding polyphosphate kinase 1, whose product MENKLPKYISRDLSWLSFNHRVLQEAQDFSVPLLERIKFLAIYSSNLDEFFRVRVASLRSFKELRKPTRKALNVRPKKELKVIRKIVQEQQETFGHIFRSDLLPALERVGIHLIKKEAFTPAQVAFSKQYFFEKVHPIVHPVLIQPEEEEIPFLKNKQLYFIVSFKGQEKLGLIEIPSDQLARFVRLPGEKAPFFITFLDDIISANCQEWFDDPIESIHAIKMSRDAEMYIDDEYSGDLLEKIKQGLTERNIGLPTRFLYDSAMPEGVKQKMKRLFRLTKNDLIPGARYHNFNDFFGFPDPTNNPELHYPPMPPVPHPDLEGANSLLDALKEKDHLLHFPYQQYHYVPALIMEAAKDETVSTIKATLYRVASKSAIVLALMEACKEGKKVVAFIEAKARFDEASNLFWGEELEKAGATVIYSYPGIKVHTKLLLISKAGSEEPTHFAYLGTGNFNEKTAKIYGDHALLTSDPRLTKEVSQVFDLLERKIIMPTCKHLLVAPFNLRNTFKELINEEIAQAKAGKEAYMILKMNSLEDKGMIDKLYEASEAGVHIQLIIRGICCLIPGVKGLSENIRAISIVDRFLEHARVYIFGNGGQEKMYVASADWMSRNLYRRVEVGFPIYDKVLYQQLRDIINLQLADNTKARIINESQDNPYVQATKGEPEHRAQADIYKYCFIRQKNKEKV is encoded by the coding sequence ATGGAAAATAAACTGCCTAAGTATATTAGTCGAGACCTTAGCTGGCTGTCTTTTAATCATCGTGTGCTCCAAGAGGCGCAAGATTTCAGTGTGCCCTTGTTGGAACGTATAAAGTTTTTAGCCATTTATAGTTCAAACCTGGATGAGTTTTTCCGAGTGCGGGTGGCTTCTCTTAGGAGTTTCAAGGAGTTGCGAAAGCCGACCAGAAAGGCCCTGAATGTAAGGCCGAAGAAGGAATTGAAGGTGATTAGAAAAATCGTGCAGGAACAACAAGAAACTTTTGGGCATATTTTCAGGTCAGACCTCTTGCCAGCACTTGAAAGGGTTGGTATTCACCTCATAAAAAAAGAGGCGTTTACCCCTGCTCAAGTCGCTTTTTCCAAACAGTACTTTTTTGAAAAGGTACACCCTATTGTTCATCCCGTCTTAATTCAACCTGAAGAAGAAGAGATCCCTTTTTTAAAAAACAAGCAGTTATATTTTATCGTAAGCTTTAAGGGACAGGAAAAATTAGGGCTGATTGAGATTCCCAGTGATCAACTGGCTAGATTTGTCCGTTTACCTGGCGAAAAAGCACCCTTTTTTATTACCTTTTTAGATGATATTATAAGTGCCAATTGCCAGGAGTGGTTTGACGACCCCATTGAGAGCATCCATGCCATAAAAATGTCCAGAGATGCCGAAATGTACATTGATGATGAATATTCCGGGGATTTATTGGAAAAAATAAAGCAAGGATTAACCGAACGAAACATCGGTTTACCAACCCGCTTTCTGTATGATAGTGCCATGCCAGAAGGGGTAAAACAAAAAATGAAGCGGTTGTTTAGGTTAACGAAAAATGACTTGATCCCAGGCGCTCGCTATCACAATTTTAATGACTTTTTCGGTTTTCCCGATCCTACCAATAACCCCGAGTTACATTATCCACCGATGCCACCGGTCCCACATCCTGATTTAGAAGGGGCCAACTCCTTGCTGGATGCCTTGAAGGAAAAAGACCATTTACTGCATTTCCCTTATCAACAATACCATTATGTGCCGGCACTAATCATGGAAGCAGCTAAAGATGAAACGGTTAGCACCATAAAAGCGACCCTTTATCGTGTTGCCTCCAAATCAGCCATCGTTTTAGCTTTAATGGAGGCTTGCAAAGAAGGCAAAAAAGTAGTCGCCTTTATCGAAGCCAAAGCCCGTTTTGACGAAGCGTCTAACCTGTTTTGGGGGGAGGAATTAGAAAAGGCAGGTGCTACCGTTATTTATAGTTATCCGGGCATTAAAGTGCATACTAAATTGCTGCTGATCAGCAAAGCTGGATCCGAAGAACCGACCCATTTCGCCTATTTGGGCACGGGCAATTTTAATGAAAAAACGGCTAAAATTTACGGTGATCATGCCTTGTTAACGTCAGATCCCAGATTGACCAAAGAGGTTAGCCAGGTCTTTGATCTATTGGAACGGAAAATCATCATGCCTACTTGCAAACACCTCCTTGTGGCTCCCTTTAATCTTAGAAATACCTTTAAGGAATTGATTAATGAGGAAATTGCCCAAGCCAAGGCAGGAAAAGAGGCTTATATGATCTTAAAAATGAACAGCCTAGAGGATAAAGGCATGATCGACAAACTCTACGAAGCAAGTGAGGCTGGGGTTCATATTCAATTGATTATCCGCGGTATATGTTGTTTGATTCCGGGCGTAAAGGGGCTTAGTGAAAACATTAGAGCTATTAGCATTGTAGACCGGTTCCTGGAGCATGCCAGGGTGTATATCTTTGGAAATGGCGGACAGGAAAAAATGTATGTTGCGTCCGCCGACTGGATGTCCCGCAACCTTTATCGAAGAGTAGAAGTCGGCTTTCCGATTTATGATAAGGTCCTCTACCAGCAACTAAGAGATATTATTAACCTCCAACTGGCGGATAATACCAAAGCAAGGATCATTAATGAATCCCAGGACAACCCCTATGTTCAGGCGACAAAGGGCGAACCTGAGCATCGTGCTCAAGCCGATATTTATAAGTATTGCTTCATTCGCCAGAAAAACAAAGAAAAGGTTTAG
- a CDS encoding BtaA family protein encodes MVKNKVQLKDWVFNQVHGKNLVYNTCWEDPRCDRQLLQLTPDSEVVMITSAGCNALDYLLDQPQKIHAIDVNPRQNALLELKKAVFKAGNYRDLFKLFGEGTHQGVDYLYQEKIRKYLPAFAQDYWDKNLAFFNGQGLRKSFYFYGTSGTFAWLAQLYFKARKNIYRQIDLLFQAQTLEEQRNLYEQIEPKLVNRSLRWMVNRHLSMCLIGVPRSQQALFVNEYKEGAAGFMLACLRHICTEVPIADNYFYHLYFYGYYTKDCCPSYLKETHFQPLRKTIDHLQTHTTTIANFLKENPGPYSHYVLLDHQDWLADHDVAALEEEWRLILANSRPGTRILLRSAAKNIDFFPSFVLERLDFEQQLTQRTHQEDRVGTYASVYLGIVK; translated from the coding sequence ATGGTTAAAAATAAGGTCCAACTCAAAGACTGGGTATTCAATCAAGTTCACGGCAAAAACCTCGTTTACAATACCTGCTGGGAAGACCCACGGTGTGACCGGCAACTGCTTCAGCTCACCCCTGACAGCGAGGTGGTCATGATTACTAGTGCAGGTTGTAATGCGCTGGACTATCTTTTGGATCAGCCGCAGAAAATACACGCCATAGATGTGAATCCACGACAAAATGCCTTGCTGGAACTTAAAAAAGCTGTTTTTAAAGCAGGCAACTATCGCGATTTGTTTAAGCTATTTGGAGAAGGGACACACCAGGGGGTTGATTACCTGTATCAGGAAAAAATTCGTAAATACCTCCCTGCTTTTGCGCAAGACTACTGGGATAAAAACCTTGCCTTTTTTAATGGCCAAGGCCTGAGAAAGTCGTTTTATTTTTATGGCACTTCTGGTACTTTTGCCTGGCTAGCCCAGCTGTATTTTAAAGCAAGGAAAAATATTTACCGACAAATAGATCTACTTTTCCAGGCCCAAACCCTGGAAGAACAACGAAACCTATACGAACAAATTGAGCCCAAATTAGTCAACCGGTCTTTGCGGTGGATGGTTAACCGGCATTTAAGTATGTGCCTGATCGGTGTACCTAGAAGTCAACAAGCATTATTTGTCAATGAATATAAGGAGGGTGCCGCTGGCTTTATGCTGGCTTGCTTGAGGCATATTTGTACCGAGGTTCCTATTGCCGACAACTATTTTTATCACCTCTATTTTTATGGCTATTACACCAAGGATTGTTGTCCATCCTATTTAAAAGAAACTCATTTTCAGCCTCTTCGAAAAACGATAGATCACCTTCAAACACATACCACCACCATTGCCAATTTCCTAAAAGAAAACCCGGGACCATACAGTCATTATGTTTTGCTCGACCACCAGGATTGGTTGGCAGACCATGACGTGGCGGCCCTGGAAGAGGAATGGCGCCTGATCTTGGCTAACAGCCGCCCTGGTACCCGGATTTTGCTTCGCTCCGCAGCCAAAAACATCGATTTTTTCCCATCCTTCGTACTTGAACGTTTGGATTTTGAACAACAGTTGACCCAGCGAACCCATCAGGAGGATCGGGTCGGCACCTATGCTAGTGTTTACTTAGGAATTGTCAAATAG
- the ybaK gene encoding Cys-tRNA(Pro) deacylase: MKKTNAIRWLERFRFPYELLPYTYDPEHLDVEHISASNNLDAAQVFKTLVCIGDKTGPVVAVIPGNKQLVLKNFAQLTGNKKVAMAPMKDLQTLTGYIRGGCSPLGMKKKFPVYIDKAALELACVYVNAGTRGLLFGMAPEDLATVAEGYFGDIAE, encoded by the coding sequence ATGAAGAAAACCAATGCTATCCGATGGCTTGAACGGTTCAGGTTTCCATATGAATTGCTTCCCTACACTTATGATCCTGAGCATCTGGATGTTGAGCATATCTCCGCATCGAATAACTTGGATGCGGCACAGGTGTTTAAAACCCTGGTATGTATCGGAGATAAAACGGGCCCTGTCGTTGCCGTCATCCCTGGAAACAAGCAACTTGTGCTAAAAAATTTTGCACAACTAACTGGGAACAAAAAAGTGGCTATGGCCCCGATGAAAGACTTGCAGACGCTAACGGGCTATATTCGAGGCGGTTGTTCGCCGCTGGGAATGAAGAAGAAATTCCCTGTTTATATAGACAAGGCTGCCTTGGAATTAGCCTGCGTATATGTCAATGCAGGCACCAGAGGCCTTCTCTTTGGAATGGCCCCGGAGGATTTGGCTACGGTGGCAGAAGGGTATTTCGGGGACATTGCGGAGTAG
- a CDS encoding 3-hydroxyacyl-CoA dehydrogenase NAD-binding domain-containing protein: MIKNNILSYEIGDDGIALITIDQVNEPANLFSQAFIEAYAEVAQSAIANEKVKGVIVTSGQRMFMAGGDLRFLGKPIEDPSATLYGFFNMHQTLRAIETAGKPFVAAINGTALGGGMELCLTCHYRVCLNSLSIKLGFPESKVGLLPGGGGTAKAPYLLGIQNALMYLLQGIEARPDKALKDGLINEVVDSPSALITAAKSWIIANPKAIQPWDQKGYKIPGGGLMTPNGAQVMMGSIGNVRKLTHGNYPSAQYILSVVHDGLALPIDRALEIEARYFLKALQTKVSKNMIRTGFFGIQEAKKGKARPKNEPKNDIKKLGILGAGMMGAGIAYVSAKTGMEVILKDTSIENAEKGKDYARKLLQKNISRGYSTQEKADALLANIQTTADPAAIEGCDLVIEAVFEHPELKARVTHETESVLAPDKIYASNTSTIPITQLAKASARPENFIGIHFFSPVDKMPLVEIIVGKKTSEKAIAVAVDYTVAIGKVPIVVNDSRGFFTSRCFGTFCSEGAFMLEEGVPAAMIENVAKQKGMPVGPLAVIDEVSLTLGMHVYESDPTPNKPAYFARFYEIEKKLVETYGRPGKKGGKGFYDYPAGGKKKLWPELATLFHSRVDTLDAETIGKRILHRQALESFRCLEEGVLRSAIDGDIGSVLGWGFPIYTGGAISYIDYVGIQSFIDDCDDFAAKYGAHWQVPLSLRELAKEGKSVLTFEAGEPLSTR; this comes from the coding sequence ATGATAAAAAACAATATACTTTCCTACGAAATTGGTGACGATGGCATTGCTTTGATCACCATTGATCAGGTAAATGAACCTGCCAATTTATTTAGCCAAGCCTTCATTGAAGCATACGCAGAAGTGGCTCAGTCCGCCATCGCCAATGAAAAAGTTAAAGGCGTAATTGTCACTTCCGGACAAAGGATGTTTATGGCGGGGGGCGACCTACGCTTCCTAGGAAAACCGATAGAAGATCCTAGCGCTACGCTCTACGGATTTTTCAATATGCATCAAACGCTAAGAGCCATTGAAACAGCAGGCAAACCATTTGTGGCAGCTATAAATGGGACTGCCCTGGGCGGTGGCATGGAGCTTTGCCTGACCTGTCATTACCGTGTTTGTCTAAACAGCCTAAGTATAAAACTAGGCTTCCCCGAATCAAAGGTTGGCCTGCTCCCTGGTGGCGGCGGAACAGCCAAAGCCCCCTATCTCCTGGGCATACAAAATGCCCTGATGTACCTTCTCCAAGGAATAGAGGCCCGTCCGGATAAAGCCCTGAAAGATGGATTGATCAATGAAGTGGTGGATAGCCCATCAGCATTAATTACTGCTGCCAAAAGCTGGATTATTGCCAACCCAAAAGCGATTCAACCCTGGGACCAAAAGGGTTACAAAATTCCAGGAGGTGGTTTGATGACCCCAAATGGCGCACAGGTAATGATGGGAAGCATAGGCAATGTCCGAAAACTCACCCATGGTAATTATCCTTCGGCCCAATATATTCTTAGTGTCGTACACGACGGACTGGCATTACCGATTGACCGGGCACTTGAAATAGAAGCGCGGTACTTTCTTAAAGCCCTGCAAACCAAAGTATCTAAAAACATGATTCGCACCGGTTTTTTTGGCATCCAGGAAGCCAAAAAAGGCAAAGCCAGGCCCAAAAATGAGCCCAAAAATGATATTAAGAAATTGGGCATTTTAGGGGCGGGCATGATGGGGGCAGGCATTGCCTATGTCTCTGCCAAAACAGGCATGGAGGTCATATTAAAAGATACCAGTATTGAGAATGCAGAAAAAGGAAAGGACTACGCCAGGAAATTGCTGCAAAAAAACATCAGTCGCGGTTATTCCACCCAAGAAAAAGCCGATGCACTATTGGCCAACATCCAGACCACCGCTGATCCCGCAGCAATTGAAGGCTGCGATTTAGTCATTGAAGCCGTTTTTGAGCATCCGGAGTTAAAAGCCAGGGTTACCCATGAGACGGAATCCGTTTTGGCACCAGACAAAATTTATGCTTCCAACACCTCCACCATTCCCATTACCCAGTTAGCTAAGGCCTCCGCTCGCCCAGAAAACTTCATTGGTATCCATTTCTTTTCTCCCGTGGACAAAATGCCACTCGTGGAAATCATCGTCGGTAAAAAAACCAGTGAAAAGGCCATTGCGGTAGCTGTCGATTATACAGTAGCGATTGGTAAAGTGCCTATCGTCGTGAATGACAGCAGAGGTTTTTTCACCTCCCGCTGTTTTGGCACCTTTTGTTCTGAGGGAGCATTTATGCTAGAAGAAGGCGTTCCGGCTGCTATGATAGAAAATGTAGCAAAACAAAAGGGGATGCCCGTCGGCCCTTTGGCCGTCATCGATGAAGTCAGTCTTACACTGGGTATGCATGTGTATGAAAGTGATCCCACGCCTAATAAACCTGCCTATTTTGCCCGATTCTATGAGATCGAAAAAAAGCTGGTAGAAACGTATGGGCGGCCTGGCAAAAAAGGAGGAAAAGGCTTTTATGACTACCCAGCGGGAGGGAAAAAGAAATTGTGGCCGGAATTGGCCACTTTGTTCCACTCCAGGGTAGACACCTTGGATGCAGAGACCATTGGCAAACGAATTTTGCATCGACAAGCGTTAGAAAGTTTCCGTTGCTTAGAGGAAGGCGTGCTGCGGTCTGCTATAGACGGCGACATTGGCTCCGTGCTAGGCTGGGGTTTTCCCATTTATACTGGCGGGGCTATTTCCTACATTGATTATGTTGGTATACAATCATTTATCGATGATTGCGATGATTTCGCTGCAAAGTATGGAGCTCATTGGCAAGTTCCTCTTAGTCTCCGCGAATTAGCAAAGGAGGGCAAATCTGTGCTCACGTTTGAGGCAGGCGAGCCACTAAGCACACGATAA
- a CDS encoding DUF6089 family protein, whose protein sequence is MKKALLFFIVFVSFSRLSFAQYAELGLSGGAALYSGDLAANEFGVYFEELNPAFGLFGRFNVSKPFSIRIGFTQGKLTGDDNNVPGRERGLNFKTDITDLALTGEFNFLHLGQENGFQLVPYLTAGVAAYFFNPKALVDGEYIDLQPIGTEGQGLPGYEAPYRLAQVGIPIGAGLKFIFNKRFTLGVEFVGRKLFTDYLDDVSGNEVNYLDILEGNGQLAAQLSNPLIINPDDADVIYKRGGKFTDWYYFGMVTISFNLGEVGSFGGRGTGCPTNF, encoded by the coding sequence ATGAAAAAAGCCCTCCTTTTTTTTATTGTTTTTGTGTCATTTAGTCGTTTATCTTTTGCGCAATATGCCGAATTAGGTCTTTCTGGTGGGGCCGCACTGTATAGTGGTGATTTGGCAGCCAATGAATTTGGCGTTTATTTCGAAGAATTAAATCCAGCCTTCGGCCTTTTTGGCAGGTTCAATGTTAGCAAACCTTTCTCCATTCGTATCGGCTTTACCCAAGGAAAATTGACAGGTGATGATAACAATGTCCCAGGAAGGGAAAGGGGACTTAATTTTAAAACGGATATCACCGACCTTGCTTTAACTGGCGAATTTAATTTCTTGCATCTTGGCCAGGAAAATGGCTTCCAGCTTGTCCCTTACCTGACCGCAGGTGTTGCTGCTTATTTTTTCAATCCAAAAGCCTTAGTTGATGGCGAATACATTGATCTTCAACCTATTGGAACCGAAGGGCAAGGGCTACCAGGATATGAAGCACCTTATCGTTTAGCCCAGGTGGGAATTCCGATTGGGGCTGGCCTAAAATTTATCTTTAATAAAAGATTCACTCTCGGTGTTGAATTTGTTGGTCGAAAACTCTTCACTGATTACCTGGATGATGTCAGTGGAAATGAAGTTAATTATTTGGATATCCTGGAGGGAAATGGTCAATTAGCAGCCCAATTGAGCAATCCACTGATTATTAACCCTGACGATGCGGATGTCATTTACAAACGTGGTGGGAAATTTACAGATTGGTATTATTTCGGAATGGTCACCATTTCCTTTAATTTGGGAGAGGTCGGCTCATTCGGCGGCCGAGGCACTGGTTGTCCAACCAATTTCTAA
- a CDS encoding ABC transporter transmembrane domain-containing protein, with product MGMRSERNQAAKAPTKLSKEKLNNALHIFKYVLPYKWAFILGMVFLSAGSLIFLGIMKVPGEIFNVISGESSYNLNLNQLFGVIILLLVLQSVLSYFRVQLFAIVSEKSMALLRKDLYEKMVSLPISFFEERRVGELTSRITNDVTEVQGVVSITLAEFIRQLIILIGGILIIVFTMPKLALIILATFPVVVIGAMFFGRYIRKLMRERQDQLALTNVVVEETMQSIQTVKAYTNEWFEMKRYVKNLNEAVRVSLRAAHMRGLFASFIILVMFGALFFIMWKAAQMVMAEDLPKGGLVDFVVFTGIIGGAIASLGNFYTTIVSAIGATERMLEIIGMESELKVPSDYKAPSLTLKGEVVYEDVNFSYPTRKDITVLKKVSFRIEPGRKIALVGASGAGKSTIVQLLLRFYDLDEGRILVDGMDIKSFDISDYRQQIAIVPQEVLLFGGTIRENILYGKPNATAEEIENAAKMANAWDFITSFPEGLETIVGERGIKLSGGQRQRIAIARAILKDPAILLLDEATSSLDAESEKGVQDALNKLMKGRTSIIIAHRLSTIRDVDQIYVIEGGEIIEQGTHEELSVLENGAYNSLAKLQFEPIE from the coding sequence ATGGGGATGCGAAGTGAACGGAACCAGGCGGCTAAAGCGCCTACCAAATTGAGCAAAGAGAAATTAAACAATGCCCTACATATTTTCAAGTATGTTTTACCCTATAAATGGGCTTTTATATTGGGGATGGTTTTTCTTTCGGCAGGTAGCTTGATTTTTTTAGGGATCATGAAAGTGCCTGGCGAGATTTTTAATGTTATCTCAGGCGAATCGTCCTATAACCTTAACCTCAATCAGCTGTTTGGAGTTATTATTTTACTCCTGGTACTTCAGAGTGTATTATCCTATTTCAGGGTACAACTATTTGCGATTGTTAGTGAAAAAAGTATGGCTTTGCTACGCAAGGACCTTTACGAAAAAATGGTATCCTTGCCCATTTCTTTTTTTGAGGAAAGAAGAGTAGGAGAACTGACTAGCCGCATCACCAATGATGTTACGGAGGTTCAAGGGGTGGTTTCAATTACTTTGGCTGAGTTTATTCGGCAACTTATCATTCTCATTGGGGGTATTTTAATTATTGTTTTTACCATGCCCAAATTAGCATTGATCATTTTAGCCACTTTTCCTGTTGTCGTTATTGGCGCCATGTTTTTTGGTCGATACATCCGAAAACTGATGCGAGAACGGCAAGACCAGTTGGCGCTAACGAATGTCGTGGTAGAAGAAACTATGCAAAGTATTCAAACGGTAAAGGCCTATACCAATGAGTGGTTTGAAATGAAAAGATATGTAAAGAACCTGAATGAGGCCGTTCGGGTGTCTTTAAGGGCGGCGCATATGCGGGGCCTTTTCGCTTCCTTCATTATTCTGGTGATGTTTGGCGCCTTATTCTTTATCATGTGGAAGGCAGCGCAGATGGTCATGGCTGAGGATTTACCCAAAGGCGGGTTGGTAGATTTTGTGGTTTTTACGGGGATAATTGGCGGTGCGATTGCCAGCTTGGGCAATTTTTACACCACTATAGTCTCTGCCATTGGTGCAACAGAACGAATGTTGGAGATTATCGGCATGGAATCGGAATTAAAGGTCCCCTCAGATTATAAAGCGCCCTCGCTTACCCTAAAAGGGGAAGTGGTGTATGAAGACGTTAACTTTTCTTACCCGACACGCAAAGATATCACTGTCTTAAAAAAAGTAAGTTTTCGGATTGAACCAGGTAGAAAAATTGCCTTGGTTGGGGCAAGTGGGGCAGGGAAATCGACTATTGTTCAGCTGCTGTTGCGGTTTTATGATTTGGATGAAGGCCGGATTTTGGTGGATGGAATGGATATCAAAAGTTTTGACATTTCAGATTATCGGCAACAAATTGCGATTGTACCGCAGGAGGTTTTACTTTTTGGCGGAACAATCAGGGAGAATATATTGTACGGTAAACCAAATGCGACGGCGGAAGAAATTGAAAATGCCGCTAAGATGGCCAATGCTTGGGATTTTATCACCAGCTTTCCTGAAGGCTTGGAGACGATTGTAGGTGAGAGGGGCATAAAATTGTCTGGGGGGCAACGCCAAAGAATTGCTATTGCCAGGGCCATCTTAAAAGACCCTGCTATTTTATTACTAGATGAGGCCACGTCTTCACTAGATGCTGAATCAGAAAAAGGGGTACAGGATGCGCTCAACAAATTAATGAAAGGCCGAACCTCCATTATTATCGCCCACAGGCTATCAACGATTAGAGATGTTGACCAGATTTATGTCATCGAGGGGGGCGAAATCATAGAGCAAGGCACCCATGAGGAGTTGTCTGTGCTTGAAAACGGCGCTTACAATTCCTTGGCTAAACTCCAGTTTGAACCTATTGAATAA
- the murB gene encoding UDP-N-acetylmuramate dehydrogenase, translating to MTIQWDVSLQPFNSFGLAAWARQFCLIQSIPDLQALLLENRTQPVLILGGGNNCLFIRSVYPGLVVKNGIKGIEIVEEDENEVLLKVGGGENWHELVLWCVAHGFGGIENLSLIPGTVGAAPIQNIGAYGVELKDVFEKLDAVSLETELLKTYPKVVCDFGYRSSLFKKALNGKVVICHVYLRLSKQNHRLNTSYGAINDFLEAQGVAEPSIAAISEAVIAIRKSKLPDPAVIGNAGSFFKNPEIPFGQFQELKTKFPHIINYPGSDGLVKIPAGWLIEQCGWKGKRVGNVGCYEHQALVLVNYGGATGEDLKAHADRVSASVLEKFGIQLTPEVNMI from the coding sequence ATGACCATACAGTGGGATGTTTCCTTACAACCTTTTAATAGTTTTGGCCTGGCAGCATGGGCCCGGCAGTTTTGCCTGATACAATCTATCCCTGACTTACAGGCCCTTTTGTTGGAAAATCGTACGCAGCCGGTGTTAATTTTGGGAGGCGGAAATAATTGCCTGTTTATTCGGTCTGTTTATCCCGGGCTGGTGGTCAAAAATGGCATTAAGGGCATAGAAATAGTGGAGGAAGACGAAAATGAAGTTTTATTGAAGGTTGGCGGAGGGGAGAATTGGCACGAATTGGTGCTGTGGTGTGTTGCTCATGGCTTTGGGGGAATTGAAAACTTGTCTTTGATTCCGGGTACAGTAGGGGCCGCGCCTATCCAAAATATTGGAGCCTATGGCGTGGAACTAAAAGATGTTTTTGAAAAGTTGGATGCAGTGTCGCTGGAAACGGAATTGTTGAAAACATATCCCAAGGTAGTCTGTGATTTTGGGTATAGAAGTAGTCTTTTCAAAAAAGCCTTAAACGGGAAAGTTGTAATTTGCCACGTATATCTCCGACTCAGCAAGCAAAACCATCGCCTGAATACTTCTTATGGAGCGATTAATGACTTTTTAGAAGCGCAGGGGGTTGCGGAGCCGAGTATAGCTGCCATTAGTGAGGCCGTAATTGCTATCCGAAAATCCAAATTACCAGATCCTGCGGTGATAGGCAATGCTGGCAGTTTTTTCAAAAACCCGGAGATCCCTTTTGGCCAATTCCAGGAATTGAAAACGAAATTCCCGCATATTATCAATTATCCAGGTAGTGATGGGTTGGTGAAAATCCCTGCCGGATGGCTAATAGAACAATGTGGCTGGAAAGGTAAAAGAGTTGGTAATGTTGGTTGTTACGAACATCAAGCCTTGGTTTTAGTGAACTATGGCGGCGCAACAGGTGAAGACTTAAAAGCACATGCCGATCGGGTTTCGGCTTCTGTGTTAGAAAAATTTGGCATTCAACTGACGCCCGAGGTTAATATGATTTGA